A part of Lutra lutra chromosome 2, mLutLut1.2, whole genome shotgun sequence genomic DNA contains:
- the PLRG1 gene encoding pleiotropic regulator 1 isoform X2, producing MAIKLRNEYGPVLHMPTSKENFKEKCPQNASDSYGHKQYPANQGQEVEYLVTGTHPYPPGPGVALTADTKIQRMPSESAAQSLAVALPSSQTRVDANRNAPAGGEYRHPGASDRSQPAGMTPAVMEAGNAKNSALMAKKAPTMPKPQWHPPWKLYRVISGHLGWVRCIAVEPGNQWFVTGSADRTIKIWDLASGKLKLSLTGHISTVRGVIVSTRSPYLFSCGEDKQVKCWDLEYNKVIRHYHGHLSAVYGLDLHPTIDVLVTCSRDSTARIWDVRTKASVHTLSGHTNAVATVRCQAAEPQIITGSHDTTIRLWDLVAGKTRVTLTNHKKSVRAVVLHPRHYTFASGSPDNIKQWKFPDGSFIQNLSGHNAIINTLTVNSDGVLVSGADNGTMHLWDWRTGYNFQRVHAAVQPGSLDSESGIFACAFDQSESRLLTAEADKTIKVYKEDDTATEETHPVSWKPEIIKRKRF from the exons ATGGCAATCAAGCTGCGTAATGAGTATGGTCCTGTGTTGCATATGCctacttcaaaagaaaattttaaagagaaatgtcCTCAGAATGCATCGGATTCATATGGTCATAAACAGTATCCTGCCAATCAAG gacaAGAAGTTGAATATTTGGTGACAGGTACACATCCATATCCACCAGGACCTG gggtTGCTTTGACAGCAGATACTAAGATCCAGAGAATGCCAAGTGAATCAGCCGCACAGTCCTTAGCTGTGGCATTACCTTCTTCTCAGACCAG GGTTGATGCAAATCGTAATGCACCTGCTGGAGGTGAATACCGACATCCAGGGGCTTCTGACCGTTCACAGCCTGCAGGGATGACTCCA GCCGTTATGGAGGCTGGCAATGCCAAGAACTCTGCACTGATGGCTAAAAAAGCCCCCACAATGCCGAAACCCCAGTGGCACCCACCGTGGAAACTCTACAGG GTGATTAGTGGGCATCTTGGCTGGGTTCGCTGTATTGCTGTAGAACCTGGAAATCAGTGGTTCGTAACTGGATCTGCTGACAGAACTATAAAG ATTTGGGACTTGGCTAGTGGCAAATTAAAACTGTCATTAACTGGGCACATTAGTACAGTGCGTGGTGTGATAGTAAGCACACGGAGCCCTTACCTGTTCTCCTGTGGAGAAGACAAACAAGTCAAATGCTGGGATCTCGAATATAATAAG gTTATAAGGCACTATCATGGACATCTGAGTGCAGTGTATGGTTTGGATTTGCACCCAACAATTGATGTGCTGGTGACCTGTAGTCGGGATTCCACTGCACGG ATTTGGGATGTGAGAACTAAAGCCAGTGTACATACGTTATCTGGACATACCAATGCAGTTGCTACAGTGAGGTGTCAAGCTGCAGAACCACAGATTATTACTG GAAGCCATGATACTACAATACGATTATGGGATTTGGTGGCTGGAAAAACAAGAGTCACATTAACAAATCACAAAAAATCAGTCAGGGCTGTGGTTTTACATCCAAGACA tTACACATTTGCTTCTGGTTCTCCCGATAATATAAAACAGTGGAAATTCCCTGATGGAAGTTTTATTCAAAATCTTTCCGGTCATAATGCTATTATTAACACATTGACAGTGAATTCCGATGGAGTGCTTGTTTCTGGAG cTGACAATGGCACTATGCATCTTTGGGACTGGAGAACTGGCTACAATTTCCAGAGAGTTCATGCAGCTGTGCAGCCTGGATCTTTGGACAGTGAATCAGGAATatttgcttgtgcttttgatcAGTCTGAAAGTCGGTTACTAACAGCTGAAGCTGATAAAACCATTAAAGTGTATAAAGAAGATGATACAGCG acaGAAGAAACTCATCCAGTCAGCTGGAAGCCAGAAATTATcaagagaaagagattttaa
- the PLRG1 gene encoding pleiotropic regulator 1 isoform X1, producing MVEEVQKHSVHTLVFRSLKRTHDMFVADNGKPVPLDEESHKRKMAIKLRNEYGPVLHMPTSKENFKEKCPQNASDSYGHKQYPANQGQEVEYLVTGTHPYPPGPGVALTADTKIQRMPSESAAQSLAVALPSSQTRVDANRNAPAGGEYRHPGASDRSQPAGMTPAVMEAGNAKNSALMAKKAPTMPKPQWHPPWKLYRVISGHLGWVRCIAVEPGNQWFVTGSADRTIKIWDLASGKLKLSLTGHISTVRGVIVSTRSPYLFSCGEDKQVKCWDLEYNKVIRHYHGHLSAVYGLDLHPTIDVLVTCSRDSTARIWDVRTKASVHTLSGHTNAVATVRCQAAEPQIITGSHDTTIRLWDLVAGKTRVTLTNHKKSVRAVVLHPRHYTFASGSPDNIKQWKFPDGSFIQNLSGHNAIINTLTVNSDGVLVSGADNGTMHLWDWRTGYNFQRVHAAVQPGSLDSESGIFACAFDQSESRLLTAEADKTIKVYKEDDTATEETHPVSWKPEIIKRKRF from the exons tcacAAACGGAAAATGGCAATCAAGCTGCGTAATGAGTATGGTCCTGTGTTGCATATGCctacttcaaaagaaaattttaaagagaaatgtcCTCAGAATGCATCGGATTCATATGGTCATAAACAGTATCCTGCCAATCAAG gacaAGAAGTTGAATATTTGGTGACAGGTACACATCCATATCCACCAGGACCTG gggtTGCTTTGACAGCAGATACTAAGATCCAGAGAATGCCAAGTGAATCAGCCGCACAGTCCTTAGCTGTGGCATTACCTTCTTCTCAGACCAG GGTTGATGCAAATCGTAATGCACCTGCTGGAGGTGAATACCGACATCCAGGGGCTTCTGACCGTTCACAGCCTGCAGGGATGACTCCA GCCGTTATGGAGGCTGGCAATGCCAAGAACTCTGCACTGATGGCTAAAAAAGCCCCCACAATGCCGAAACCCCAGTGGCACCCACCGTGGAAACTCTACAGG GTGATTAGTGGGCATCTTGGCTGGGTTCGCTGTATTGCTGTAGAACCTGGAAATCAGTGGTTCGTAACTGGATCTGCTGACAGAACTATAAAG ATTTGGGACTTGGCTAGTGGCAAATTAAAACTGTCATTAACTGGGCACATTAGTACAGTGCGTGGTGTGATAGTAAGCACACGGAGCCCTTACCTGTTCTCCTGTGGAGAAGACAAACAAGTCAAATGCTGGGATCTCGAATATAATAAG gTTATAAGGCACTATCATGGACATCTGAGTGCAGTGTATGGTTTGGATTTGCACCCAACAATTGATGTGCTGGTGACCTGTAGTCGGGATTCCACTGCACGG ATTTGGGATGTGAGAACTAAAGCCAGTGTACATACGTTATCTGGACATACCAATGCAGTTGCTACAGTGAGGTGTCAAGCTGCAGAACCACAGATTATTACTG GAAGCCATGATACTACAATACGATTATGGGATTTGGTGGCTGGAAAAACAAGAGTCACATTAACAAATCACAAAAAATCAGTCAGGGCTGTGGTTTTACATCCAAGACA tTACACATTTGCTTCTGGTTCTCCCGATAATATAAAACAGTGGAAATTCCCTGATGGAAGTTTTATTCAAAATCTTTCCGGTCATAATGCTATTATTAACACATTGACAGTGAATTCCGATGGAGTGCTTGTTTCTGGAG cTGACAATGGCACTATGCATCTTTGGGACTGGAGAACTGGCTACAATTTCCAGAGAGTTCATGCAGCTGTGCAGCCTGGATCTTTGGACAGTGAATCAGGAATatttgcttgtgcttttgatcAGTCTGAAAGTCGGTTACTAACAGCTGAAGCTGATAAAACCATTAAAGTGTATAAAGAAGATGATACAGCG acaGAAGAAACTCATCCAGTCAGCTGGAAGCCAGAAATTATcaagagaaagagattttaa